TAACTTTCACACTGGCCAACTGGTGATCTGACCTTTGGTCTGCTGGATTGGACTAAAAAGGACTTTTGGCATGCTACAAAGGAAAAAAGCCTCCTTACAAGTTGCAAGTTTGTAGAGCGTCATCCTCGCCATAATCGTGAATTCACACATATCCTAAAAGTTTGACACTTTGCAGTTTGCCACCCTATTTACAGCAATAGCACGGCAACAAATTGTGAATGTCTCTGGTAACAAAATGGAATTTAACACCTTATTTTCTAAACAAACTCATCAACAGACGTTTCATGTACCATATGGAGTgctaatggtaaaaaaaacaagaaagactGAAGGTAACAAAATGTGTTGACCATGGATGTTTGCATGCTGTCCAGGGATTTGTGGTGGTTTTAATCAGGATCTCCTGGAgttcaaaaacaaactgaGGAGGGGAACTGGAACACCAAGGTGTGAATGTGTCTTTGTCAGGGTGAGAGTTCATGGTGGCATAAgaagaatacatttgtttcCTGATTGATTCTAGTCATTGTGGCTTTTGTCCTATTAtgatgtgtatttaaaaaaaaaaaaactattttgatGAATGTTTTATTGCTCGACGCGAGCGGCTTGTTTCATTGAAAGTTGATCCAAAAGAAAAGGGCAAAGCGATCCATTCTGTTCCAATTGTCTAATAAAACATTGTGCACGAACAATAGAAGCgaacacacaaatgttgaaGTGGGTTCAGGTTGATTTGTGTATATTTACATAAAAGTAGAATTTGCTCAGTTCTAATGAGcttttgtgtgcatttgtctTAAGCATGCATGAATAGAGTGTGTGTATAAAAAAGGTCTTGTATAAGAGAGTCTGACATTAATAGCCTCGACACTTGCCAGAGAAGGCCTGTTACACTGCTTGGGGCCTTTTCATCTAATAATGAAATGAACAAGGCATTATTTTAGGGCCAAAAGCTTTTTGGACTTGGTTGCTGGTTATCTGCATTCTCACTCCTTTTTTAGTGTCCAACAGCACACTTAAAAGGTTACGGGCttgttgtattttctttccttgtcAATCAGCATTGGCTCTTTTGTCTCCATCATTTTATCCCTTCTTTTATCTTTCTTCGGTAGTGTGTGAAGAACTCCAAATGCCCCCTACGGCACATCTTTGGGTGGTCTACTTTGGTAATTGTACTGGTCAGCTGAATAACTTTGTTGTTGGTCCAGTtaactatatatttttgtgaGATGCTGCcatcataaatattgtgataTTGTCCATTATGATTATAtgttctggaagaaaaaaaaagaaaagatggttAACAAATTCCAGTCTCTTAGAAAGTACTATAATTTTTTAGAGTGACTGTCAAAGGTCACAAATAGTAAATACAAGGGTCAGACTTATCCGGTCACATCTCTTCTCCCACATGAAAGTCAGATTATAGATCTTGCTTTGTATGTACACTAGGGCAAAGTCATGCTACATCAACAAAAAAGCCtacttaaaaacaaacttgatAATTAAGACAATGTAGCCCAATATGATTGATTCATTAGGATATGTGTTGCAAACATTGCCCATACAATTCAcgtattttcttcacaaaccaaataaaacataaaagtaTAAACATGCAGACAATATAGCCAAATTTGAGTTTTTAACTTCATTATGGAAGGATAATGCAAAAtagatgatgataatgataaaaaaaataaaataataatgattgtCATCATCAGAGGGAGCTCATGCAAGTCAATCCGAACGCCTGGAACTCTGCCCGGGCGTGGTGCCCGGGCTGCCTTCGGCACTTTAGGTACCAGGGGTGGCCTCGGGAGTCCAGGGGTGGCTTTCAAAAGAGTCGAGCCGACCTCCTGGAGCTCTGCCCGGGCGTCGTTCAATGGCTGCCCTCTCAGTCACCAAATATCACCACACAGTATAACACACATTTCTGTCCTCGTCACAGGGCCTGACATCTCAAAAATCGGTTCAAATGTTATAAATCGGTAGGCGTTTACCCACTTTTGTGAAATAGATTCCATGCAAGTATATAGCTTTATACACTACACAGCAGATATAACAGTTTCTTTGCAAGTGATAGAAGAGACTGAGCACATATGCAGCAGCAGAAAACCCTAAAGCGCTTGTCCTTTTCTTCCCACGGAGATATAAACAGATGACATCACAGGGTGGTCCGCACTGCGCTGAGCCACGCTGAGTGGGTCTCCGCTGATCTGCCAAACAGATGGAAGTAGCAACATAATGACTGCTGGAAAGAAGGCTGCGAGCAGAGCAATTTCATACAAGTCCGACATTGATAGTTGAGACCAATGAAAAGAGATTTGTCTTTACTAGTACCTACATAAAACGCAATTACTTTGAAAGGCAAACTCCCCTAAATCAGATATTTATGTATTGGATGTTTGGCTTGTCACTGATGaaaagtggagaaaaaaaaacttaaatagGACTTGGAACCTAAACGTTTCACATTTGTTGTCAAAAGTAGGTCAGGAGGTCCTGTCATGTGTACACAACAGTGGAGTTGGAACAATTGCTGACATTCAACTGTCTATATTGTTTGGTTAATACATCTATCATATTAACTTGtttccacattttaaaaacatgcttCTTGGGTTAATTTAAAAGTCTAAATTGTCCACAAGATAAAATGCGAATAGGAATGTCTGTGTTCCTAATACCTCACAATTTTTAGTCTCCTGATAAAAACTGAAAGTCAGTAGGAAGTTTTGTTTAGTATATGGTGgtaatttaatgttttatattaccgtatttaCCGCACTgtaaggcgcacttaaaaatgtaaaatttactcaaaaaaccacagtgcaccttataatgcagagcgccttatatatggatcaattgatgaatttgttgatccatactggttgtacacagcgctctgccaaaatctttcagtacgttttagtacgaatAGTAAATTACAATGAGTGGGCTTGCTGGACCAAGTAAGAGGCCAAACGGAATCACTTTAATCCCATCGCTTGATTGACATACGGATAAACCTATTGGGAGGCAATCACAGTGACCCCCCCGCAGCACATAGACACCAAAGCTAAGAAGCTATGAGCataaaaaatgagtggggttgCTGAACCAAGTAAGAAGCCAAACCATATCACTTTCATACAGAAAGGGAGCTGGACTTTACCTCATTGACTGGGTTGACATTCCCTTTAGCACAACACCATCTAGTGGacgcataccgcaaccctagtcaaccccagtttgatgcagtagcATCTATTCTATGTGCCTTTTAATCTGGTGCGTcctatatatgaaatcatttctaaaataaattcaatagAGGTGCGTTTTATAAtccagtgtgccttatagtacagaaaatacggtagtcttTTCCTAGTCTTGTCTTTACGTGAATTAGCAGCCtgttacaaaagcaaaacttcTTTCATCATTTAATATTCATTGTATATCATGCTAACCTGTTTTGGTCTGTCTTCGAAATTTTGGGCATTGGCATATTTTAGAGGAGCGCTTTAATGTCATTTCCAGCTACCAGTTTGGAACATCTGATCACGAGATTACAATCTCAGTATCCCAACCATAAGCGTCTATGTCCCCAGTGCCCTCAAACTGAAGTTTTCACGGACCTCCCATGTACTAACAGCTCCACACAACGTGCAAGAGGAAATGCATGTCTGCAAATCCTGTATGCTAAACGCCAATTTTAAGGAATTTCTTGTATATTTTACCccaaaaatattgtatttagtattttttttaattgtatttttactatttcaatcattgtttttatataataaaatgtctGCACCCCATTAAACATATATAAACCTGAATCTGAATATTTCCACCACTGTCATTAATTACTttccatttccccccccccgaccCAGATGAGTGGTCAACGAGTCCTCACCTATCTGCGGATATTTGGGACCACAATGTTTGGTGTTTCACTCCTGGTGGGCATCTCCACAGCATACATCATGGGCTACCAGTTCTTCACCACTGCCCACAATCATCTGTCTTTTGGACTGTACGGGGCCATCTTGGTTATCCATCTCCTTATCCAGAGCATCTTTGCACTCTTAGAACACCGAAATATGAAGCGGTCCTTAGAGACGCCAATTAAACTGAATAAATCTTTAGCCCTATGCATTGCAGCATATCAAGAGGATCCAAACTACCTGAGGAAATGCCTGGTGTCAGTAAAGAGGCTGACGTACCCTGGAATCAAAGTCATCTTGGTGGTCGATGGGAACTCAGAGGATGACTTGTATATGATGGAAATTTTCAAAGAAATCATGGGATGGGACAAAGTTGCCACGTATGTGTGGAGGAGTAACTTTCACAGCAGGGGGCCAGAGGAGACAGATGAGAGCTACGCTGACAGCCTTCAGCAAGTCTCTAGACTGGTCTTAAacaacaagtgtgtgtgtgtcatgcaGAAATGGGGAGGCAAGAGAGAAGTCATGTACACAGCCTTTAAAGCGCTTGGAAGGAGCGTTGACTATGTACAGGTGAGAATGTAAGTTGTGTGAAGTATGGCTGTACGACTGGTGTCTCGGGAGCCGTATAAAGGTCAATCGTCCAAAATAACATGAATCCCtgaaaaagcatttgataaaCTGTAATGAAGCCAGCAATCCGAATACTCACTAAGGAACTACATGGATAAGACATGTGAACCCTAAACACGGTTCaggttgtaaaatgacaatttaaagaaGGAAATTGACGCAtctaaatacaaataataataaattattgttgttgttatcaatattattattattattgttattattattttatcactattattatttacaacaTTTTGGAGAAACGAGTCATTGACACTAATCACTTGACCCGCAAACTTCACAGAAGCCACATCTTGagtcaagtgaaaaaaaaaggagagcaaaatattttatgcatTTTCAGCCATTTGTTGAGTGgtaaaataaagtcaaacacATTGTAACAGACAACATGTTTGTATAGCAAATAGTCTTTGCTCACCCAGGTTTAATAGATTGCAGCTTGAATAAATGATGAGCATTTGTGAAATCCCAGTCCTCATATGGATGTGGTTTTCTGCCTCTCATATTTTTTCAATCCACCACACAGATTcgaaacacaaatacacaatgaAAGCGCTCACTGGGATCGACAGTAAGctacgattcacttctcggcGCTAACAAAATGATTACACACTACACAACATTACAGCTATTGTCGTTCTGACTCAGCATGTTTTAACAGACAATAAAAAGCATTTACTCCCTTCCCTGGTTCACGGTTAATTCTCTGTCTTGGCAGGGGTTTTAGCGAATGTTGGACTTTCGGGCCATCATAGaaccaaagaaaaataatgtacaAAAGTTGTTCATCTGCGTTTTGCACGGATAATGTATTatcatgttttttgtgtgtgtgtttttaaccCAGGTGTGTGACTCTGACACTATGCTGGATCCAGCATCATCAGTGGAGATGGTAAAGGTTCTTGAAGAAGACCCTATGGTGGGTGGTGTTGGAGGTGATGTGCAGGTAAGGTAACCAAACTACAGTTTTCCTTTCTACCACTTATATTTTGACGATATTGTGTTGCTCATACATCTCTGCCTAGATTCTAAACAAATATGAGTCGTGGATCTCCTTCCTGAGTAGCGTCCGGTACTGGATGGCTTTCAACATTGAGCGGGCTTGCCAGTCTTACTTTGGCTGTGTACAATGTATCAGCGGACCATTAGGAATGTATCGAAACTCACTCCTGCACGAGTTCCTTGAGGACTGGTACAATCAGACCTTCATGGGATCCCACTGCAGTTTTGGGGATGACCGCCACCTTACAAACAGAGTTCTGAGTCTTGGGTATGCAACCAAGTACACTGCACGGTCCAAGTGCCTAACAGAGACACCGATCACATACTTGCGGTGGCTCAATCAACAGACTAGGTGGAGTAAGTCCTATTTCCGGGAATGGCTCTACAATTCCATGTGGTTCCACAAACATCATCTTTGGATGACCTATGAGGCTGTGATTACTGGGTTCTTCCCATTTTTTCTCATTGCCACCGCCATCCAACTCTTCTACCAAGGAAGACTTTggaatattttattgtttcttcTTATTGTCCAGGCAGTGGCACTGATCAAATCGACATTCGCCAGCTGCCTCAGAGGCAACATTGTGATGGTGTTTATGTCCTTTTATTCTGTACTGTACATGTCCAGCCTGTTGCCAGccaaaatgtttgcaataGCAACAATCAACAAATCTGGATGGGGCACCTCTGGGAGGAAAACAATCGTGGTGAACTTCATTGGTCTCATTCCGATATCAGTTTGGTTCACCATCCTCTTCATTGGGTTCATATACACTACAATCCTGCAGACTAAAAATACCTTTCCTGAATCAGAAATCCTCATTCTGATCATTGGGGCGGTCGTCTATGCCAGTTATTGGGTGATACTGCTGACTTTGTATGCAGTGCTCATAAACAAGTGTGGTAAAAGGAAGAAGGAAACACACTACGATATGGTGCTGGACGTTTGACTTTGCCTTCAGTATGTACCACTCAATGCCTTAGAGGACATTCTGATAAGATGAGCATCTCTGGAGTTTGTGTTGAGTTAAACTGCAATGGGCTGAACCAAAATTTTCAAACTTGAATGAcaacaatacaaaaatgacTGTCGCCATGCATTCGGTAGCACCACACCATTCATAATTATTGGACAACACTATAATTAATCGTGCCTATTTATATGTTCATTTGAATAACAACTTGTATAGGTTTGCACAAGATGACCCAGTATGACAAGAGGAAGCATTTTCAGTAAGCGTGTATGGCTTTGTATGGATAGCTACCTCTAACACGTGTCATATCTCATCCAAAGAAACTGTCGATACTGCTCATTAAGGTTTTTCTTAACCATTAGGAACTCCAGAGGATAACTATGCAAGACTTTGTTTAcctcaggggtgtcaaactcctttttttcgcgggccgcattgtagtcatagcttctttcggagggccattatgaatgtatgagcacctcatattatacgtatacagtaaaagctacaaaacaaactgacaaataactcgttttcaaatcagacgagtaaaaactggtcaaatattttaaaaaaagatattaaaagtgaagacaatttgcaattctagtaatgacacgaatttgatgcacaatttgtcttcgcgggccgtatccggcccccgggccttgagtttgacacctgtggtttaCCTTAACTGAAAAAGTGAAATAACAAAGTACCAATCAGCATCTGGCAGGTTGCTTTCTACAATTAGCATTGAACTTATGTTTGGCAATGTAAACAGAACTTATTGCTATCATTTGTGTGCAGCTATtgccaaacaaaataatatttcgaATGGTGTGTGTGGAACTGTTTTTGTCATCCATTTGTACATTGTTGTTTCAGAGGCTCTATATTGCTGTACCTTGAtggtattttttaaatatgaaaggctgcaaaacaacaatgaaatggaatgctgctttctttcttttattgatttcaaGTCATATGGGGACAATCCTGTAAgaaattctgaaaaaaaaccgaATAATGTTGTTCATCAAAAATCTCGTGTGTATGCTAGttatcatttgtttgttaaatgaaccccccaaaaatattctcTACAAATGACTCACGTAGAAGTAGCAATGGGAATTGATAAGAATTTAGTGGTTCCATTGTTGATACTGCTTAACAATCTGATTCCGTATCCATTCTCTTATCAATTCTCATTGGGTGAGGgaatgaaataatacaaataatctATATCATTGGTTACCCCATGCCTGCCGAATCCCCTCCCGTCCAACATACTCTGGCACTGATCTTAATTATTGGCGAAGGGTGCCCATTTTAGCGGACTTGAGCACCTGTCCTCGAAAATGTCTGTGCGCGTGCCTGCTGCTAACATTATTTAGATACGGACATTAGGGGTGGAAtcaattaaacaaaacaaaaaacaacaattaaacTGATAAGTTTAACCATTTTGGTTCTGCACGAGTTATTCAGTTAGGGTTAACCTTGGAggctgtttcccccccccccccccccctgctgtGTGGATTACAAGCGTCCAACGCAATATCTCtggttaataataataataataataatattagaaGAAGAGAATTCTATAAGATATATTACAACAATCTTTCTATTCCTACTTACAAGTATTGTTGAGAAACCCATATGACTTGAATTCAGTATTTTTCTGTAAGTTTACAAAGTGAAGAATCTCAAACTGATCATTGATTGGTAGGTATAATTTCCACCAAATCAAGTGAAAATGTGACCAGAAGAGAGACTGTGTATCATTGCTGCTGTGACAATTTTATCTTTTTCCAGAAACAATGAATTGTGTTTTAAGATGATTTTATATTAAACACTATATTGTTGctttagaccaggggtgtcaaacttatttttgccgCGGGCTGCATCGTAGTTTCCTtctgagggccattatgacggTCAACCCcaataaatgtattgtttcatatacagtataggctacacaacagaCTGataaataactagttttgaaatcagactagtaaaactgttcaaatttaaaaaaagat
This DNA window, taken from Syngnathus acus chromosome 16, fSynAcu1.2, whole genome shotgun sequence, encodes the following:
- the has2 gene encoding hyaluronan synthase 2, which produces MSGQRVLTYLRIFGTTMFGVSLLVGISTAYIMGYQFFTTAHNHLSFGLYGAILVIHLLIQSIFALLEHRNMKRSLETPIKLNKSLALCIAAYQEDPNYLRKCLVSVKRLTYPGIKVILVVDGNSEDDLYMMEIFKEIMGWDKVATYVWRSNFHSRGPEETDESYADSLQQVSRLVLNNKCVCVMQKWGGKREVMYTAFKALGRSVDYVQVCDSDTMLDPASSVEMVKVLEEDPMVGGVGGDVQILNKYESWISFLSSVRYWMAFNIERACQSYFGCVQCISGPLGMYRNSLLHEFLEDWYNQTFMGSHCSFGDDRHLTNRVLSLGYATKYTARSKCLTETPITYLRWLNQQTRWSKSYFREWLYNSMWFHKHHLWMTYEAVITGFFPFFLIATAIQLFYQGRLWNILLFLLIVQAVALIKSTFASCLRGNIVMVFMSFYSVLYMSSLLPAKMFAIATINKSGWGTSGRKTIVVNFIGLIPISVWFTILFIGFIYTTILQTKNTFPESEILILIIGAVVYASYWVILLTLYAVLINKCGKRKKETHYDMVLDV